One Hippoglossus hippoglossus isolate fHipHip1 chromosome 13, fHipHip1.pri, whole genome shotgun sequence genomic window carries:
- the ube4a gene encoding ubiquitin conjugation factor E4 A has protein sequence MTDQGNNNQNISCNPFAALFSSLADAKQFASGQKPEQQSAEPPLEDSGESQSDSENSVSDSVDENDDSVAEISRSFRSRQELCEQLNVNHMIQRIFLITLDNSDPSLRGGNGIPPRCVYLEEMAADLDGQDWLDMDNIEQALFNRLLLLEPGNHLIYMTSCSAVNLSADRDAGEKCAIPYLFACYQRAKEEVTKVPEKLLSFAVRCKNLTVSNTRTVLLTPEIYISQNIYEQLFDLLLEGFNGAQSEEVVEFVEEVTAGLLSDQEVRTFEEVIVPVFDIFHGRIKDMDLCQPLLYSYLDVLLYFSHHKDIAKVLMEYIQPKDPANGLQYQKSLLGTVLSISCLLRTPGVVEGHGYFLNPSRSSAQETKVQEANIHQFMGQFQDKLHQILKNLLQRSGETRHLLLSWLGNCLQANAGRAKIWANQMPEIFFQMYASDAFFLNLGAALLKLCQPFCRPRSPKLLTFNPTYCGLKELSEEERRNRNVHAKGLDKETCLVPLPPQQPVESAQSYSLLTENLILTQLTQHLGFHRLHEQMVKMNQSLHRLQVTWQEAQRSGNPMSEQLLEQFERLMIVYLSTKAATTQPAMLQCCLNLQASTAALLVQLGMGNQGPEHVALSFPLPLLQNTVLCYVPEFFAENMGDFFIFLRRFADDVLETSAESLEQILNFITVFMGNVERMKNPHLRAKLAEVLEAVMPHMEPVTTGAAQPILFQRERVFSSYKYAPQLAEALISVFVDIEFTGDPHQFEQKFNYRRPMYPILKYMWSKDSYRESIKHLADYASVNLEAMNPPLFLRYLNLLMNDAIFLLDEAIQYLSKIKVLQLERDRGEWEGLAADARREKESSLQMFGQLGRFHNIMSNETIGTLAFLTSDIKGIFVHPFLAERIISMLNYFLQHLVGPKMGALKVKDFSEFDFKPQQLVSDICTIYLNLGDEENFCVTVPKDGRSYSPILFSQTVRVLKKINKPGDMIVGFGVLADKIKSHADRQQQEEETYADAPDEFLDPIMSTLMLDPVLLPSSNVTVDRTTIARHLLSDQTDPFNRSPLTMDQIRPNEDLKQQILQWLDRHKQESLQLGPSG, from the exons ATGACTGACCAGGGCAACAACAACCAGAACATCTCCTGCAACCCCTTCGCTGCCCTCTTCAGCTCACTGGCTGATGCTAAACAGTTTGCATCAGGCCAGAAACCGGAACAGCAGTCGGCTGAACCACCAC TGGAGGACTCCGGGGAGAGCCAATCGGACTCAGAAAACTCTGTGTCAGACAGCGTTGATGAAAATGACGACTCTGTGGCAGAGATCAGTCGCTCATTCCGCTCCCGACAGGAGCTGTGTGAGCAGCTCAATGTCAATCACATGATCCAGCGCATATTTCTCATCACTCTGGACAACA GTGATCCCAGTCTGAGAGGAGGTAATGGGATCCCCCCTCGTTGTGTGTACCTGGAGGAGATGGCTGCAGATCTGGATGGACAGGACTGGCTGGACATGGACAACATAGAGCAG GCTCTGTTTAACCGCCTGCTGCTGCTAGAGCCAGGAAACCACCTCATCTACATGACATCATGCAGTGCTGTGAATCTATCTGCGGACCGCGACGCTGGAGAGAAATGTGCCATCCCTTACCTTTTTGCTTGTTACCAGAGAGCCAAAGAAGAG GTGACGAAGGTACCAGAGAAGTTACTGTCGTTTGCTGTTCGTTGTAAGAATCTGACGGTTTCTAACACACGGACAGTTCTGCTCACCCCAGAGATCTACATCAGCCAGAATATCTACGAGCAGCTCTTTGACCTGCTGCTGGAAGGTTTCAACGGAGCCC AGTCAGAAGAGGTGGTTGAGTTTGTGGAGGAGGTAACTGCCGGCCTGCTCTCTGACCAGGAGGTGCGTACCTTCGAGGAGGTGATAGTACCAGTGTTTGATATCTTCCATGGACGCATCAAAGACATGGACCTCTGTCAGCCTCTCCTCTACTCCTACTTGGATGTTCTCCTGTACTTCAGCCaccataaagatattgctaAG gtACTGATGGAATACATTCAGCCCAAAGACCCAGCCAATGGTTTGCAGTACCAGAAGAGCCTATTGGGGACAGTGCTGAGTATCTCCTGCTTGTTAAGAACCCCAGGTGTGGTGGAGGGACATGGCTATTTCCTGAACCCCTCCCGCTCCAGTGCCCAGGAGACAAAGGTCCAGGAGGCCAACATTCACCAG TTTATGGGCCAGTTTCAAgacaagctgcaccaaatcttGAAAAACTTGCTCCAGAGATCTGGTGAGACGCGTCACCTTCTGCTCTCGTGGCTGGGCAACTGTCTGCAGGCTAACGCTGGACGGGCAAAGATCTGGGCCAATCAGATGCCAGAGATCTTCTTCCAGATGTATGCTTCAGATGCATTCTTTTTAAACCTGGGTGCTGCCCTTCTGAAGCTGTGCCAGCCTTTCTGCAGGCCTCGTTCGCCCAAACTGCTCACCTTCAACCCCACCTACTGCGGCCTCAAAGAGCTGAGCGAAGAAGAGAGGCGCAATCGCAATGTGCACGCAAAAG GTCTCGACAAGGAAACCTGTCTGGTCCCTCTGCCCCCTCAACAGCCGGTGGAGTCTGCACAGTCCTACAGCCTGCTGACTGAAAACCTCATCCTCACACAACTCACACAGCATCTAGGATTCCACAG ACTCCATGAGCAGATGGTGAAGATGAACCAGTCTCTCCACCGGCTCCAGGTGACGTGGCAGGAGGCCCAGCGGAGTGGCAACCCGATGTCGGAGCAGCTCCTTGAGCAGTTTGAGCGTCTGATGATTGTGTATCTGTCAACCAAAGCTGCCACTACGCAGCCTGCTATGCTGCAATGCTGCCTTAACCTCCAAGCTTCCACCGCTGCTCTGCTGGTTCAGCTTGGAATGGGAAACCAGGGGCCTGAACATGTAGCACTCAGTTTCCCCCTGCCCCTGCTGCAGAATACTGTGCTCTGCTACGTACCAG AGTTTTTTGCAGAAAACATGGGAGATTTTTTCATCTTTCTGCGGCGGTTTGCAGACGATGTTTTGGAAActtctgcagaaagtctggagcagATTCTCAACTTCATCACCGTCTTCATGGGTAATGTGGAGAG GATGAAGAACCCACACTTAAGAGCCAAGCTTGCGGAGGTCTTAGAGGCGGTGATGCCACACATGGAGCCTGTGACTACTGGTGCTGCTCAGCCAATCCTGTTCCAGCGAGAGAGAGTCTTCTCTTCCTACAAATATGCACCTCAGCTGGCCGAGGCCctcatcagtgtgtttgtagACATTGAATTCACAG GGGATCCTCATCAGTTTGAACAGAAATTCAACTACAGAAGGCCCATGTATCCCATCCTCAAGTACATGTGGAGCAAAGATAGCTACAGAGAGAGCATCAAG CACTTGGCCGACTATGCATCTGTGAACCTGGAGGCCATGAACCCCCCTCTGTTCCTCAGGTATCTCAACTTACTGATGAATGATGCCATCTTCCTGCTAGATGAGGCTATTCAG TACCTGAGTAAAATCAAAGTTCTGCAGCTGGAGCGGGATCGAGGGGAGTGGGAAGGCCTGGCAGCCGATGCCCGAAGAGAGAAAGAGTCGAGCCTGCAGATGTTTGGACAGCTGGGACGCTTCCACAACATCATGTCTAATGAGACCATCGGCACACTGGCCTTTCTCACCTCAG ATATCAAGGGGATCTTTGTGCACCCCTTCCTGGCTGAGAGGATCATCTCAATGCTGAACTACTTCCTGCAGCACCTGGTGGGTCCTAAGATGGGCGCCCTTAAAGTCAAGGACTTCAGTGAGTTCGACTTCAAGCCCCAGCAGCTTGTTTCTGATATCTGCACCATCTACCTGAACCTGGG GGATGAGGAGAATTTCTGTGTTACAGTCCCAAAGGACGGCCGGTCGTACTCTCCTATCCTCTTTTCACAGACTGTTAGGGTACTGAAGAAGATCAACAAACCTGGTGACATGATTGTTGGTTTTGGAGTTCTTGCTGATAAAATAAAG TCCCATGCAGAtaggcagcagcaggaagaggagacatATGCAGATGCTCCAGATGAGTTCTTGGACCCCATCATGTCCACTCTGATGCTGGATCCTGTGCTTCTCCCCTCATCCAACGTAACAGTTGATCGCACAACTATAGCAAGGCATCTCCTTAG TGACCAGACGGACCCTTTCAACCGCAGTCCTCTCACCATGGACCAGATCAGGCCAAACGAGGACCTCAAACAGCAGATTTTACAGTGGCTGGATAGGCATAAGCAGGAGAGCTTGCAGCTGGGACCCAGTGGCTAG